A part of Synchiropus splendidus isolate RoL2022-P1 chromosome 19, RoL_Sspl_1.0, whole genome shotgun sequence genomic DNA contains:
- the usp31 gene encoding ubiquitin carboxyl-terminal hydrolase 31 → MSCKAATKDKKSSFSKKLFRRGSVRSVGSFMGKILRTLTALSHFGSEVQVEDDKDDGGFSTYKSGKDLAMDDGDLGGFLCGDRVPGVSGLKNHGNTCFMNAILQCLSNTELFAEYLVLEHYKDEEQNGEKPKTNGVHLQRKGPMAKGEVTEQLSGLVRALWTFEYTPQHSRDFKNAVSKSATQFKGNAQHDAQEFLLWLLDRVHEDLNTVNPTSRPAIKPPIEEEDQSVEGPSPLSAGSFVQELFQAQYRSSLTCPHCQKQSNTFDPFLCISLPIPLPHTRPLYVTVVYQGKYSHCMRIGVAVPLNSTVYRLRDAVSRETKIPMDQFVLTEMYYDGFHRSFCDDDDDLDIIQESDSIFAFETPETFKLENIRTKRGSLLANLNHNNFKYSTEINRTPSFMQGAMTPVTGSPNKNQGPEKMILLICNRACTGHQGKRFGLPFVLYMDRIVTWDALQKEILEKMRHLLRPGVYIQVGPFSLRVVGVVGITYLLPQDERPLCHPTVERAYKSCGQGGPPHVKIVVEWDKETKDYLFGHTEEEYIPDAESVYLHREQHHHPQACTLAQCFQLYTKEEQLAPDDAWRCPHCKQLQQGRIKLSLWTLPDVLILHLKRFRQEGDRRVKMQNMVRFPLMGMDMAPHVVKRSQSSWSLPSHWSPWRRPYGLGRNPDDYLYDLYAVCNHHGNMHGGHYTAYCKNSVDGQWYCFDDSEVTAVADDDVCQQTAYILFYQRRTAIPSWSANSSVAGSTSSSLCDHWINRLPGSRPASLASGASSRRTSLASLAESVEFSAERNEDDGGFSVRPFVRSIQRQSLSSRSSIASPLALSDSGVKPSWSLSAKLQMRSNSPSRFSLDSRCSPPLERIGEACDDKVSTSCFGSYSRHERYFGSRTPVSMLDSNYNEMDNNKRFVDMTYCRAPTPVDKKNPKSEPTENNNQISAVDQNSLPTQVTPSKEQKRKSSIGGFGSKAENTNSPKPLKAEPEKTSKKRLCATHKPPEPSTPVKGKKVSNTKEKSVSAKKSSSTPCGTPSKTKEKASEGTPQRKPSVRTTPQSTASPCATPNKTSNVAEKNLNSRKRLVERSCSRDSMHTSPLVNNLRANSISRSSIPKLGETNRLERKSIRSSSSSSSVTSLRSPSVSTRDLQRCSKSEEKGLSFFKSALRQRESRRSADLGKSTLLFKKASERTCKQNGQAKDLSGDNADDTASPHVTAETHGGDTKPVGKESSKASISLSRSLLHVGKSKSSTSEVSLKSPPNGMKPLERMSSSRKLSSSMQSPARTTHRPQ, encoded by the exons ATGTCGTGCAAAGCCGCAACCAAGGACAAAAAATCCAGCTTCAGCAAGAAGCTGTTTCGTCGAGGCTCGGTTCGATCTGTGGGCAGCTTTATGGGTAAAATCCTGCGGACTTTGACAGCTCTGTCACATTTCGGATCAGAGGTTCAAGTTGAAGACGATAAAGACGATGGAGGCTTCTCAACGTATAAGTCTGGAAAGGACCTGGCTATGGACGATGGGGACCTTGGGGGTTTCCTATGCGGGGACAGAGTGCCTGGAGTGTCGGGGCTCAAAAACCATGGGAACACCTGCTTTATGAATGCGATCCTTCAGTGCCTCAGCAACACTGAACTTTTCGCAGAGTATTTGGTTTTGGAGCATTATAAAGATGAAGAACAGAATGGGGAAAAGCCAAAGACCAATGGAGTTCATCTGCAGAGGAAAGGTCCCATGGCCAAAGGGGAAGTCACAGAACAACTTTCAGGGCTTGTGAGGGCCCTGTGGACGTTTGAATATACCCCCCAACACAGCAGGGACTTCAAG AATGCGGTGTCCAAGAGCGCGACTCAATTTAAAGGAAACGCTCAACACGATGCTCAAGAGTTTCTGCTCTGGCTGTTGGACCGTGTGCATGAGGACCTAAACACTGTCAACCCCACCAGCAGGCCTGCTATAAAG CCACCCATTGAAGAGGAGGATCAAAGTGTGGAAGGACcgtctcctctctctgctggtTCCTTTGTGCAAGAATTGTTTCAAGCTCAGTACAG GTCTTCTCTCACCTGCCCTCATTGCCAAAAACAGAGCAATACGTTTGACCCTTTCCTCTGCATTTCCTTACCCATCCCTTTGCCACACACACG GCCTCTTTATGTTACGGTAGTCTACCAAGGGAAGTACTCGCACTGTATGAGGATCGGCGTTGCTGTGCCTCTCAACAGCACTGTGTACCGGCTCCGAGATGCTGTGTCACGTGAGACCAAGATACCAATGGACCAG TTCGTCTTGACCGAGATGTACTATGATGGTTTTCATCGATCCTTTTGCGACGATGACGATGATCTTGACATCATCCAGGAGAGCGATTCCATATTTGCCTTTGAGACGCCAGAGACCTTTAAACTAGAGAACATACGCACAAAGAGAG GAAGTCTGCTGGCAAACCTGAATCACAACAACTTCAAATATTCAACGGAAATCAACAGGACGCCATCTTTCATGCAGGGTGCCATGACACCTGTCACGGGTTCCCCTAATAAAAACCAAGGACCAGAGAAAATGATTCTCCTGATTTGTAACAGAGCCTGTACGGGACATCAAGGAAAGAG GTTCGGCCTGCCTTTTGTGCTGTACATGGATCGCATTGTGACCTGGGATGCCCTACAGAAAGAGATTCTGGAGAAGATGCGACACCTTTTGAGACCCGGTGTTTACATTCAG GTGGGACCATTCAGTCTCCGCGTGGTCGGCGTTGTCGGTATCACCTACCTCCTCCCTCAAGATGAACGACCTCTGTGTCACCCGACTGTGGAAAG AGCATACAAGTCTTGTGGACAGGGAGGACCCCCACATGTGAAGATTGTTGTGGAGTGGGACAAGGAGACCAAGGACTA TCTGTTTGGACACACTGAGGAGGAATACATTCCTGATGCGGAAAGCGTCTATCTTCACCGAGAACAACATCACCACCCACAAGCCTGCACACTCGCTCAGTGCTTTCAGCTGTACACCAAGGAGGAGCAG CTCGCTCCTGATGACGCTTGGCGCTGTCCTCACTGCAAGCAGCTGCAACAAGGCCGCATTAAGCTCAGCCTCTGGACTCTGCCTGATGTTCTCATTCTGCACCTGAAGAGGTTCAGACAG gaaGGAGACCGGCGGGTGAAAATGCAGAACATGGTGCGGTTCCCTCTGATGGGCATGGATATGGCGCCTCATGTGGTCAAGAGAAGCCAGAGCAGCTGGAGTTTGCCTTCCCATTGGTCACCGTGGCGGCGACCCTATGGCTTAGGAAGGAACCCCGATGATTACCTGTACGACCTGTACGCTGTGTGCAACCACCATGGCAACATGCACGGAGGCCACTACACTG CGTACTGCAAGAACTCCGTTGATGGTCAGTGGTACTGCTTCGACGACAGCGAGGTTACGGCCGTAGCCGACGATGATGTGTGTCAGCAAACAGCCTATATTCTCTTCTACCAGCGAAGGACGGCAATTCCCTCCTGGTCAGCTAACAGCTCCGTTGCAG GATCGACAAGTTCCTCCTTATGTGACCACTGGATCAATCGGCTGCCAGGGAGTCGGCCTGCCAGCCTCGCCTCCGGGGCCTCGTCCAGGCGAACCTCATTGGCTTCACTGGCTGAGTCTGTGGAGTTTTCTGCAGAGAGGAATGAAGACGATG GTGGATTTTCTGTACGTCCTTTCGTGAGAAGCATCCAGCGCCAGAGTTTATCCTCCAGGTCTTCCATTGCCAGCCCTCTAGCCTTGAGCGACAGCGGGGTCAAACCGTCTTGGTCTCTTTCGGCGAAACTTCAGATGCGATCGAACTCGCCGTCTCGATTCTCCCTGGACTCGCGGTGTTCCCCTCCTCTGGAGCGGATCGGCGAGGCCTGCGACGACAAagtctccacctcctgctttGGCAGCTACAGTCGCCATGAGCGCTACTTTGGCAGCAGAACCCCTGTGTCCATGTTGGACAGCAACTATAATGAAATGGATAACAATAAACGCTTTGTGGATATGACGTACTGCAGAGCCCCCACTCCTGTGGACAAGAAGAACCCCAAGAGTGAGCCGACCGAAAACAACAACCAGATATCAGCTGTGGACCAAAACAGTCTTCCAACACAAGTCACTCCTTCCAAAGAGCAGAAACGGAAAAGCAGCATCGGAGGATTCGGATCGAAAGCGGAAAACACAAACTCACCGAAGCCATTGAAAGCTGAACCCGAGAAAACATCCAAGAAACGTTTGTGTGCGACCCACAAGCCCCCTGAGCCCAGCACTCCAGTGAAAGGCAAAAAGGTGAGCAACACTAAAGAGAAGAGTGTCAGTGCTAAAAAGAGCTCTTCAACTCCCTGCGGGACGCCTTCCAAGACAAAAGAGAAAGCTTCCGAGGGAACCCCACAACGCAAGCCGAGTGTCCGTACGACACCTCAGTCCACGGCGTCGCCATGCGCAACTCCGAACAAGACTTCGAACGTTGCAGAGAAAAACCTGAACAGTCGGAAGCGTCTTGTAGaaaggagctgcagcagagattCTATGCACACTAGCCCTCTGGTCAACAATCTCAGAGCAAATTCCATATCCCGCTCTTCCATTCCCAAGCTGGGAGAAACCAACCGGCTGGAGAGGAAGTCGATCAGAAGTTCAAGCAGCAGCTCTTCCGTCACAAGCCTGCGGTCGCCCAGCGTCTCCACCAGAGACTTGCAGCGCTGCAGCAAGTCAGAGGAGAAAGGCCTGTCCTTCTTCAAAAGCGCACTGCGGCAGAGAGAGAGCCGCCGGTCGGCTGATTTAGGCAAGagcactttgcttttcaaaaaagCTTCCGAGAGGACATGCAAACAAAACGGACAAGCCAAAGACTTGAGCGGGGATAACGCAGACGATACAGCGTCACCACACGTCACCGCTGAGACTCATGGGGGGGACACCAAGCCTGTGGGAAAGGAGTCTTCCAAAGCATCCATCTCGCTCAGTCGCTCTCTGTTACATGTCGGCAAGTCCAAGTCTTCCACTTCCGAAGTGAGTCTCAAGTCTCCCCCAAATGGGATGAAGCCTCTCGAGAGGATGTCGTCCTCCCGGAAACTGTCTTCGAGCATGCAATCTCCTGCACGTACAACACACAGGCCTCAGTGA